The nucleotide sequence GTGTTCAGCTTATCCATGGGTATTTCACCGATTTTTTTGTCTTTGCCCAGCGATTCTTTTGCAAAGGCATCGGAATCTAAAGCGGCTAAAACTGAAAGAACCTGACCGGCGAAGGCCTCGTGCAATTCAATTACGTCCATGTCATTCAATGAAAGCCCCATGGCGTCCAACACTTTAGGGATGGCATAAGCCGGGCCGAGCAACAATTCTTCACCGGGATCCTGAGATACAAAATTGTATTCATGGATATAAGCTTTGGGTTTCAATCCTAACTTCAGGGCTGTTTGTTCTTCCATGATGAAGCCGGCCGATGCTCCGTCTGTCAAAAAAGAGGAATTGCCGGCAGTAACGGTTCCATGTGGTTTAATGAATGCAGGCTGCAGCTTGCTCAATTTTTCCATGGAGGTATCTTCGCGGAAGCCGTTGTCATGCTTCACCACATCAAATTCAGGGGGAATTTTGGCGGGGATAAGTTCGCCATCCAGTAAGCCTTCACTGGTGGCTTTGGCAGCCAGGTGGTGCGAACGCATCGCATATTCATCCTGATCTTCCCGTGAGATCCCAAACCGCGCGGCCATCCGGTCGGCACTTTCGCCCATTACTTCCCCGGTGGAAAACTCAGCAATAGCCGGTAGCTCCGGAAGAAAATCTTTGAATCCCAATCCCTTAAAAAATTTCAGAAAATCGAGGGGTGACTTGTATTTGCGGGCCTCCAATACCTTTTGCCGGAATTTCTTTTTGAATCGAACCGGGATGTCGGACATGGTTTCGGTTCCCCCCGCTAATATAATCTTAGCCTGTCCGGATCTGATTAAATCTATCCCACTGGCAATGGCCTGATTGGAAGAGATACACGCCATGGTGATGGTAAAAGCAGGGACAGAATTCGGGATGCCGGCGCCAAGTGCGCATTCACGGGCCACATTACTGGTTTTCACTTCCTGGATGACGGTCCCCATAATCACGCGATCGATGTCCGCAGGATCTACCGGGTTTCGGGCAAGCAATCCTTCGATGGCCATTCGGCCCAGGTCGTAAGCCATCAGGTCGTTGTAATTTGTTCCGGAGCGCTGAAAGGGGATTCGGCATCCATCTACAAGAACAGCTTTTGGGGAGTCGTTTTGGCTTTTATTCATAATTAATCTGGGTGAATAAATTGTCCGGCAGGGGCGTATCACAGTACGTCCCTGCTGAATTAAAAAGCAAAATTGCACCCATAAGTTAACAGTGTTAACTAATAAATCAAGATGTAGTGTTATTTTTCTTTGTCTGCGTTTGAAATGTTCTTATATTTGTCGCCCTTCAAGCAAGTCGGGCAATTAGCTCAGTTGGTTCAGAGCACCTCGTTTACACCGAGGGGGTCGGGGGTTCGAGTCCCTCATTGCCCACCGAAATAAAACCTTTGTTTTGCATGTACTTACATCAAGACAAAGGTTTTTTTATATCTGCTAATCTGAGTCAATATTTCAATAAGAACAACTATAGGACAACTGAGTCCTTGAGTGGCTACCTTTCGAGGTATTAATATAGGTAGCCAGAATTAGAGAAGCATACTCCTTAAAATTTGGTTAGATATATAACCCTGTTTTCATTTAAGTGAATCAAGGATTGATTGTTCTCTTATTTTCTTTCCGTAAAGATAAATTGAAGCATTGTACTCAATAATCATCGTTTGTGTAGCTATAGTTATACCCCTGAAGTAATCATAATCACCATAGGTGTCCTTACTGTTTGGGTAGAAGCATTTGTAGTGCTTCCTTAAGTTATTCATATGGCTTTTAATAGGTTCTTTTTCAAATGAATCTGCCTCTAAATGATGAGCAAATTTGTTCCTAATGCTATTGAGTAACCCGCAAATTTCTAACAGCTCAATAGGAATTAACTTCATTGATTTGAGTAGTTCAATTTTTAAGTAAGTACTATCTGTAAATGAAGAGTCTATGTTCAAATTCTCCAACATTTTATTGAGTTCCCTGTCAATCAAGATATTTCCCGTTTAAAGTTTAGATAAGATTTTCACAAGAGGATCAAATATCAAAATCTTCAAACCACGTTTTATCTTTGATTTGTTTGATAGGTAATTAGCGGGATATTGACCGTATGTATAATACAGTTTGATAAACTTACTACCTGCTCTACTATTTGATAGATTGTTATCTCTAAAATCTCTAAGAACCTTAACTTCAGAAGAGTTGTAAGAGCCATATACAACAGATGCTATAAAACATGCTCCTTCACCTGTTCCCTGACCTGTAACATACTCAGGTTCTAACTCTTTATATTTGTTCTCAAGCTTTTTAAGGGCTGTCCTCCATGTTCTATCGGATTGGTTGAGTGCTTTACTAAACCCTGTGTTTAAGAAACTCTTGAATGTATTAATTGAATTTTTCAATGCTTTTTTATCGTCCCCGATTAAGTCAGAAATAATGATATAGCATTCACTCACATTTTCTAACACATCAGCTTTTTTCAATATATAGCCTGCCTTTTGTATGTCCCCACCGAGCATTTGCAGTCCATAGTCTACATTATCAGGCTTATCTTTTTGCATATTCCCATTATAGACATCAAGAAATCTTTGTGAATATTTTTTCGTCAAAGAATCTACTGCATCATTTAAATGAGAAATCAATGTGTTATCTACCTGTGTGACTTTGCTTAAACACATGGATGCTTCTTTAGTTTTATCATTGTCAGGATCAGATAAACCAATTGATGCAATTCCCCTTAAAAACCATTGTTCGTCTGTTAGGTCTTCATTACTTAGTTCCGAAATTGATTGATAGGCTTTACTATAATTTTGAGCTTCAATTTCAAATAATAAATCTTCCATATGTACCCCTAAGATAATTTTATTGTTTAATGAAACTTATGTGTCTGTGAAAAGAATTACTTTTAAATAGAATAGTCAAATGAAGGATAATTATTAAACCTCAAATCTTAGATTCTAAGTTAGAACTGAATTTGATTTTTAGAAGAAACAATATAAAATGGAAATAGATGAAGGGCTTTTGATTTTGTAAGGGTCTAAACAATATTTTGTATTATCATATGTATTTTTAAACATTTAGTTGATTAAAAATGGAAATACTTATTGTCTTATTAATAGTAGGGTTTTGGGGAGGATTATCATATGTAATTTCTACCTT is from Gracilimonas sp. and encodes:
- a CDS encoding acetyl-CoA C-acyltransferase; the protein is MNKSQNDSPKAVLVDGCRIPFQRSGTNYNDLMAYDLGRMAIEGLLARNPVDPADIDRVIMGTVIQEVKTSNVARECALGAGIPNSVPAFTITMACISSNQAIASGIDLIRSGQAKIILAGGTETMSDIPVRFKKKFRQKVLEARKYKSPLDFLKFFKGLGFKDFLPELPAIAEFSTGEVMGESADRMAARFGISREDQDEYAMRSHHLAAKATSEGLLDGELIPAKIPPEFDVVKHDNGFREDTSMEKLSKLQPAFIKPHGTVTAGNSSFLTDGASAGFIMEEQTALKLGLKPKAYIHEYNFVSQDPGEELLLGPAYAIPKVLDAMGLSLNDMDVIELHEAFAGQVLSVLAALDSDAFAKESLGKDKKIGEIPMDKLNTLGGSLSLGHPFGATGVRLVTTAANRLIREDGKYALVSACAAGGQGHAVVLERYSN
- a CDS encoding CFI-box-CTERM domain-containing protein; this encodes MEDLLFEIEAQNYSKAYQSISELSNEDLTDEQWFLRGIASIGLSDPDNDKTKEASMCLSKVTQVDNTLISHLNDAVDSLTKKYSQRFLDVYNGNMQKDKPDNVDYGLQMLGGDIQKAGYILKKADVLENVSECYIIISDLIGDDKKALKNSINTFKSFLNTGFSKALNQSDRTWRTALKKLENKYKELEPEYVTGQGTGEGACFIASVVYGSYNSSEVKVLRDFRDNNLSNSRAGSKFIKLYYTYGQYPANYLSNKSKIKRGLKILIFDPLVKILSKL